In one Solidesulfovibrio fructosivorans JJ] genomic region, the following are encoded:
- the prfA gene encoding peptide chain release factor 1 yields MFAKLESLERKYVDLETQLSDPAVVGDQERYRKLAKAHADLAEVVEAFREHKRLSRDLEENTELAQDPDPEMRELALAEVRTIREALPELEARLKLLLLPKDPMDEKNILLEIRAGTGGEEAALFAGDLFRMYSRYAETKRWKVEIMSSSETGSGGFKEVIANISGDKVYSRLKYESGAHRVQRVPATESQGRIHTSAVTVAIMPEAEEVDVAIDPNDLRIDVYRSSGPGGQSVNTTDSAVRVTHIPTGLVVICQDEKSQHKNKAKALKVLRSRLLQAEQEKQRLEQEASRRSQVGSGDRSERIRTYNFPQSRVTDHRINLTLYKLEAVLEGDLDELFDGLIAHYQSEALKAQADAA; encoded by the coding sequence ATGTTCGCCAAACTGGAAAGCCTTGAGCGCAAATACGTCGATCTGGAAACGCAGCTGTCCGACCCGGCCGTCGTGGGCGACCAGGAGCGCTACCGCAAGCTGGCCAAGGCCCATGCCGACCTGGCCGAGGTGGTGGAGGCCTTCCGGGAGCACAAGCGCCTCTCCCGGGACCTCGAGGAAAATACCGAGCTGGCCCAGGACCCGGATCCGGAAATGCGGGAGCTGGCCCTGGCCGAGGTCAGGACCATCAGGGAAGCTCTGCCGGAACTGGAAGCGCGCCTCAAACTGCTGCTTTTGCCCAAGGACCCCATGGATGAGAAAAACATCCTGCTGGAAATCCGGGCCGGCACCGGCGGCGAGGAAGCGGCGCTTTTCGCCGGGGACCTCTTCCGCATGTACAGCCGCTACGCCGAAACGAAGCGTTGGAAGGTCGAGATCATGAGTTCCTCCGAAACCGGCTCCGGCGGGTTCAAGGAAGTCATCGCCAACATCTCCGGGGACAAGGTCTACAGCCGGCTCAAATACGAGTCCGGGGCGCATCGCGTGCAGCGTGTGCCGGCCACCGAGTCCCAGGGCCGCATCCACACCTCGGCCGTGACCGTGGCCATCATGCCCGAAGCCGAGGAAGTCGACGTGGCCATCGACCCCAACGACCTGCGCATCGACGTCTACCGCTCGAGCGGCCCCGGCGGCCAGAGCGTCAACACCACCGACTCGGCCGTGCGCGTCACCCATATCCCCACAGGCCTCGTCGTCATCTGCCAGGACGAGAAGTCGCAGCACAAAAACAAGGCCAAGGCCCTCAAGGTGCTGCGCTCCCGGCTGCTCCAGGCCGAACAGGAAAAGCAGCGCCTGGAACAGGAAGCCAGCCGTCGCTCCCAGGTCGGCTCCGGCGACCGCTCCGAACGCATCCGCACCTACAATTTTCCCCAGAGCCGCGTCACCGACCACCGCATCAACCTGACGCTCTACAAGCTCGAAGCCGTGCTCGAAGGCGACCTCGACGAGCTTTTCGACGGCCTCATCGCCCACTACCAGTCCGAAGCCCTCAAAGCCCAGGCCGACGCCGCCTAG
- a CDS encoding DUF1385 domain-containing protein, producing the protein MKRARLLLLPLLAAAPTVGGQAVMEGVMMRDRERLAIAVRKPGGDILLDVRPWFSLTAAKWLKKPFVRGFPILLETLVNGIKALNYSAQVAVEDDEEELSPMAMGLTLAASIGFALLLFVVTPHLFSLGMKAAGFSGGVEALSFHVWDGFFKMLLFVGYIAAISYLPDVRRVFQYHGAEHKVIWAYEQGADLTPAGARGFSRLHPRCGTAFLLFVLAISIVLYAFLVPWLLTFYAPATTWIKQAYIVAMKLVLMVPVSAVAYEVIKIAGKFNTNILCRLISAPGLFMQLLTTKEPDDRQLEVALAALRGAVERQPAS; encoded by the coding sequence ATGAAACGCGCGCGTCTCCTTCTTTTGCCCCTGCTCGCGGCCGCTCCGACGGTCGGCGGCCAGGCCGTGATGGAGGGGGTCATGATGCGCGACCGGGAGCGCTTGGCCATCGCCGTGCGCAAACCCGGCGGCGACATCCTGCTCGACGTGCGCCCGTGGTTTTCCCTGACCGCCGCCAAGTGGCTCAAAAAGCCCTTCGTGCGCGGCTTCCCCATCCTGCTCGAGACGCTGGTCAACGGCATCAAGGCCCTCAATTACTCGGCCCAGGTGGCCGTGGAAGACGACGAGGAAGAGCTTTCCCCCATGGCCATGGGGCTCACCCTGGCCGCGTCCATCGGGTTCGCGCTGCTGCTTTTCGTCGTCACGCCGCATCTGTTTTCGCTGGGCATGAAGGCGGCCGGATTTTCCGGCGGCGTGGAGGCCCTGAGTTTTCACGTCTGGGACGGCTTCTTCAAGATGCTCCTTTTCGTGGGCTACATCGCGGCCATCTCCTACCTGCCGGACGTGCGCCGGGTGTTCCAGTACCATGGGGCCGAGCACAAGGTCATCTGGGCCTACGAACAGGGCGCGGACCTGACCCCCGCCGGAGCCCGCGGCTTTTCGCGGCTCCATCCCCGCTGCGGCACGGCCTTTCTGCTCTTCGTCCTGGCCATCTCCATCGTGCTGTACGCCTTTCTGGTGCCCTGGCTGCTGACCTTTTACGCCCCGGCCACGACCTGGATCAAACAGGCCTACATCGTGGCCATGAAGCTCGTGCTCATGGTTCCCGTCAGCGCCGTGGCCTACGAAGTCATCAAGATCGCCGGCAAGTTCAACACCAATATTCTCTGCCGCCTGATCTCGGCCCCCGGGCTCTTCATGCAGCTGCTCACCACCAAGGAGCCGGACGACCGGCAGCTCGAGGTGGCCCTGGCCGCGCTTCGCGGCGCGGTGGAGCGCCAGCCCGCTTCCTGA
- the rpmE gene encoding 50S ribosomal protein L31, producing the protein MKKDIHPKVYNATIRCNCGYEEKALSTKGELLLVEVCSNCHPFYTGKQRFLDTAGRIDRFRKKYAKFEKKA; encoded by the coding sequence ATGAAAAAAGATATCCACCCGAAAGTCTACAACGCCACCATCCGCTGCAACTGCGGTTACGAAGAAAAAGCCCTGTCCACCAAGGGCGAGCTTTTGCTCGTGGAAGTCTGCTCCAATTGCCATCCGTTTTACACCGGCAAGCAGCGCTTCCTCGACACCGCCGGCCGTATCGACCGTTTCCGCAAAAAGTACGCCAAGTTCGAGAAGAAGGCCTAA
- the thiC gene encoding phosphomethylpyrimidine synthase ThiC, translating into MSIRMKNTICSDILRAHAAELADAEGLAPQDIFAAVDAGTMVVLANPAHKGVIPTLIGQPAKVKVNANIGTSMLVTDVAMELQKANMAKKAGAHALMDLSTAGDLTAIRRQILDAVDLPLGTVPLYAVAQHHLAKGKDPSDFTEAEIIAEIAEQAAAGVDFMTLHCGVTRLGAELAAESGRITGIVSRGGSILGRWMRRHEAENPFLTHYDDILDICLAHNVTISLGDGLRPGCGADAGDAAQWEEVINLGRLARRAKERGVQVMIEGPGHVPLHLVQSQVQGIKRLTDGAPLYVLGPLTTDCAPGYDHIAGAIGGAMAAYFGADFLCYLTPAEHLTLPGPEDVWAGIKASLVAAQSAETALGRPAAVARDLGMSKARADLDWEAMAGFALDPDLLRKRRAMHSKEKECAMCGALCAMRMMTGDSFACDADQKDTSE; encoded by the coding sequence ATGTCCATACGCATGAAAAACACCATCTGCTCCGACATCCTGCGCGCCCACGCGGCCGAGCTGGCCGACGCCGAAGGACTCGCCCCGCAGGACATCTTCGCCGCCGTGGACGCCGGCACCATGGTCGTCCTGGCCAACCCCGCCCACAAGGGCGTCATCCCCACGCTCATCGGCCAGCCGGCCAAGGTCAAGGTCAACGCCAACATCGGCACCTCCATGCTGGTGACCGACGTGGCCATGGAACTGCAAAAGGCGAATATGGCCAAGAAAGCCGGGGCCCACGCCCTGATGGACCTGTCCACGGCCGGCGACCTGACCGCCATCCGCCGCCAGATCCTCGACGCCGTGGATTTGCCGCTCGGCACGGTGCCGCTTTATGCCGTGGCCCAGCATCATCTGGCCAAGGGCAAGGACCCGAGCGATTTCACCGAGGCCGAGATCATCGCCGAGATCGCCGAACAGGCCGCGGCCGGCGTGGATTTCATGACGCTGCACTGCGGCGTGACGCGCCTCGGGGCCGAACTTGCCGCCGAATCCGGGCGCATCACCGGCATCGTGTCGCGCGGCGGCTCGATACTCGGCCGCTGGATGCGCCGCCACGAGGCGGAGAACCCCTTTTTGACGCACTACGACGACATCCTCGACATCTGCCTGGCCCATAACGTCACCATCAGCCTCGGCGACGGCCTGCGTCCCGGCTGCGGGGCCGACGCCGGCGACGCCGCCCAGTGGGAAGAGGTGATAAACCTCGGCCGGCTGGCCCGGCGGGCCAAGGAACGCGGCGTCCAGGTCATGATCGAAGGCCCCGGCCATGTGCCGCTCCATCTGGTCCAGAGCCAGGTCCAGGGCATCAAGCGCCTGACCGACGGCGCGCCGCTGTACGTGCTCGGGCCCCTGACCACGGACTGCGCCCCGGGCTACGACCATATCGCCGGGGCCATCGGCGGGGCCATGGCCGCCTATTTCGGCGCGGATTTCCTGTGCTATCTGACCCCGGCCGAGCACCTCACCCTGCCCGGACCGGAAGACGTCTGGGCCGGGATCAAGGCCAGCCTGGTCGCCGCCCAAAGCGCGGAAACGGCCCTCGGCCGCCCCGCCGCCGTGGCCCGCGACCTCGGCATGTCCAAGGCCCGGGCAGACCTCGACTGGGAAGCCATGGCCGGCTTCGCCCTGGACCCGGACCTTCTGCGCAAGCGCCGGGCCATGCACAGCAAGGAAAAGGAATGCGCCATGTGCGGCGCGCTTTGCGCCATGCGCATGATGACCGGCGACAGCTTCGCCTGCGACGCGGACCAAAAGGATACGTCCGAATAA
- the gpmA gene encoding 2,3-diphosphoglycerate-dependent phosphoglycerate mutase, which yields MYTLILLRHGQSAWNLENRFTGWTDVGLTDQGRAEAKSAAALLMDGGYDFDLCLTSVLSRAIMTLDIVLEDMDRLWLPVEKSWRLNERHYGALQGLNKSEMAAKYGEEQVFVWRRSFDTRPPELTPDDPRFPGHDRRYAGLTDAELPRTECLKDTVARVLPYWHDVIAPAIQAGKRLLVAAHGNSLRALVKYLDNVSDADISQLNIPTGVPLVYELDDSLKPTRHHYLGDPDAIAKSMAAVAAQGKAK from the coding sequence ATGTACACCCTCATATTGCTGCGGCACGGACAAAGCGCCTGGAACCTGGAGAACCGCTTCACCGGCTGGACCGACGTGGGGCTCACCGACCAGGGACGGGCCGAGGCGAAAAGCGCCGCCGCGCTCCTTATGGACGGCGGCTACGACTTCGACCTCTGCCTGACCTCGGTGCTCTCCCGGGCCATCATGACCCTCGACATCGTGCTCGAGGACATGGACCGGCTGTGGCTCCCGGTGGAAAAATCCTGGCGCTTAAACGAACGGCACTACGGGGCGCTGCAAGGGCTCAACAAGTCCGAGATGGCGGCCAAATACGGCGAGGAACAGGTCTTCGTCTGGCGCAGGAGCTTCGACACGCGCCCGCCGGAACTGACCCCCGACGACCCGCGCTTCCCCGGCCACGACCGACGCTACGCCGGCCTGACCGACGCCGAACTGCCGCGCACCGAATGCCTCAAGGACACCGTGGCCCGCGTCCTGCCCTACTGGCACGACGTCATAGCCCCGGCCATCCAGGCGGGCAAACGCCTGCTCGTGGCCGCCCACGGCAACTCGCTTCGCGCCCTGGTCAAATACCTGGACAACGTCAGCGACGCGGACATCAGCCAGCTCAATATCCCGACCGGCGTGCCGCTCGTCTACGAACTCGACGACAGCCTCAAACCCACGCGCCACCACTACCTCGGCGACCCCGACGCCATCGCCAAAAGCATGGCCGCCGTCGCCGCCCAGGGCAAGGCGAAGTAA